From the genome of Bordetella sp. H567, one region includes:
- the rsmB gene encoding 16S rRNA (cytosine(967)-C(5))-methyltransferase RsmB, producing the protein MSDSPSFPAAVAAPLHDLLAESAGVVRAVLAGRSMTDAIGLVPAPLRAGTQALSFHTMRRLGEARAARRILVARTPPEPLAEALLLVSLALLLSAPVAASTAGAPQSPFSLPPGILPATAPGSEAASVAGGPAYAPYTVVDQAVEAAARLPRVAPLKGLVNGTLRSFLRDQAALLPQLARQIEARWNHPQWWVDKLRSAYPEQWESILAGANVPAPLALRVNVRRVTREQVLAAFQAAGIGAQPVGPAGIVLAQPRPVQRLPGFEEGWWSVQDAGAQLAAPLLRVQDGMRVLDACAAPGGKTAHLLELADVDLLALDADAGRLRRVGDNLRRLGLDTPRVALRAADAADLDGWWDGRPFDAVLADVPCTASGIVRRHPDIRWLRRADDVPRTVKLQARIVDALWRTVAPGGRLLYVTCSVFPDEGERQAAAFAARHADASRQEAPGQLLPVASGATETAQHDGFFYALFAKAR; encoded by the coding sequence ATGTCCGATTCCCCCTCGTTTCCGGCGGCTGTCGCCGCCCCATTGCACGATCTGCTCGCGGAAAGCGCGGGGGTTGTACGGGCGGTGCTGGCGGGCCGATCCATGACGGACGCCATCGGCCTGGTGCCGGCGCCCTTGCGTGCCGGTACGCAGGCGCTGTCGTTCCACACCATGCGGCGGCTTGGAGAGGCGCGCGCCGCGCGGCGCATCCTTGTTGCCCGGACGCCGCCCGAACCGCTTGCCGAAGCGCTGCTGCTGGTCAGCCTGGCTTTGCTGCTGTCCGCGCCCGTGGCGGCGTCGACCGCGGGCGCGCCCCAGTCGCCTTTTTCGCTTCCCCCCGGCATCCTGCCCGCCACCGCGCCAGGATCCGAGGCTGCTTCCGTGGCCGGCGGGCCGGCCTACGCGCCCTACACCGTCGTGGACCAGGCCGTGGAAGCCGCCGCCCGCCTGCCGCGCGTCGCCCCCTTGAAAGGATTGGTCAACGGCACGCTGCGGTCCTTCCTGCGCGACCAGGCGGCGCTGTTACCCCAGCTGGCGCGCCAGATCGAGGCGCGCTGGAATCATCCCCAGTGGTGGGTGGACAAGCTGCGTTCAGCCTATCCCGAGCAATGGGAATCCATCCTGGCCGGGGCCAATGTGCCGGCGCCCCTGGCCTTGCGCGTCAACGTTCGCCGGGTGACGCGGGAACAGGTGCTGGCCGCCTTCCAGGCGGCGGGCATAGGCGCCCAGCCGGTCGGTCCCGCCGGCATCGTTCTGGCCCAGCCGCGTCCCGTGCAGCGCCTGCCGGGCTTCGAGGAGGGCTGGTGGTCCGTGCAGGACGCCGGCGCCCAGCTTGCCGCCCCGCTTCTGCGCGTGCAGGATGGGATGCGGGTACTGGATGCCTGCGCGGCGCCGGGCGGCAAGACCGCGCATCTGCTCGAATTGGCCGACGTCGATCTGCTTGCCCTGGATGCGGACGCCGGGCGCCTGCGGCGCGTAGGCGACAACCTGCGTCGCCTTGGCCTGGATACGCCGCGCGTGGCGCTGCGGGCCGCGGACGCTGCCGACCTGGACGGCTGGTGGGATGGGCGGCCGTTCGATGCGGTGCTCGCCGATGTTCCCTGCACGGCCTCGGGCATAGTGCGCCGGCATCCCGACATCCGCTGGTTGCGGCGCGCCGACGACGTCCCGCGCACCGTCAAGCTGCAGGCACGTATCGTCGACGCCCTGTGGCGTACCGTGGCGCCGGGCGGCCGGCTGTTGTACGTGACGTGCTCGGTCTTCCCGGACGAAGGCGAACGGCAGGCGGCGGCCTTTGCCGCCCGCCATGCGGACGCGAGCCGCCAGGAGGCGCCGGGGCAACTGCTGCCCGTCGCGTCCGGCGCAACAGAAACGGCGCAGCACGACGGCTTTTTCTATGCCTTGTTTGCCAAGGCCCGCTGA